One genomic window of Chitinophagaceae bacterium includes the following:
- a CDS encoding YXWGXW repeat-containing protein, translated as MSITSKSIIPGLLIATALSFTSCAPQKVVVQPEAPVVIEKSSPGPTYALRGPEWSWDRTKKEYVYVAPDFVVKPDGVWVRGHWREVKGGYQWVPGHWK; from the coding sequence ATGAGCATCACGAGCAAATCAATTATTCCGGGTTTACTTATCGCAACAGCACTGAGCTTTACTTCCTGTGCACCACAAAAAGTTGTAGTGCAGCCGGAAGCTCCTGTTGTGATTGAAAAAAGTTCTCCCGGTCCAACCTATGCTTTACGAGGACCTGAATGGAGTTGGGACCGTACTAAAAAGGAGTACGTGTATGTTGCGCCGGATTTTGTTGTGAAACCAGATGGAGTTTGGGTACGCGGACACTGGCGCGAGGTAAAAGGTGGATACCAATGGGTTCCAGGTCATTGGAAGTAG
- a CDS encoding pyridoxamine 5'-phosphate oxidase family protein, whose product MEKEQNSESKDLEKFRELLKDIHSCMMITTSVEGELNGRPMAATEVEQDGTLWFFTQDNSKKVREISRNQKVLLTYASNAKNSYVVINGTAEISEDKEKIRELWNPLFKVWFPDGAEDPNIALVKVRPVKVEYWDGNSSKIILAINFLKSIVTGKKFDEGDHKLIVLNQ is encoded by the coding sequence ATGGAAAAAGAGCAAAATTCAGAATCAAAAGATCTTGAAAAGTTCCGCGAATTGTTGAAGGACATTCATTCCTGCATGATGATTACTACTTCGGTGGAAGGGGAGCTGAATGGGCGACCCATGGCGGCCACGGAAGTTGAACAGGATGGTACGCTGTGGTTTTTTACCCAGGATAATTCGAAGAAGGTGAGGGAAATTTCAAGAAATCAGAAAGTGCTGCTTACTTATGCCAGTAATGCAAAGAATTCATACGTCGTGATAAACGGTACTGCCGAAATTTCAGAAGACAAAGAAAAGATCAGGGAGCTTTGGAATCCTTTGTTTAAAGTTTGGTTTCCCGACGGTGCAGAAGATCCCAACATTGCGCTGGTAAAGGTGAGGCCGGTAAAAGTGGAATATTGGGATGGTAATTCGAGTAAGATCATTCTGGCAATTAACTTCCTGAAATCAATCGTAACCGGTAAAAAGTTTGATGAAGGAGATCACAAATTGATAGTGCTCAACCAATAA
- a CDS encoding response regulator — MQTIIGPLHIFLADDDEDDRVLFKEAIESIHPNFQLTTFMSGQDLINFLSHFENPPPDLIFLDINMPCKNGKVCLKEIRSIHKFEQVPIIMFTTSSNEKDIQETFSYGANKYVLKSDFFEDEKAIFKELFAQYEKGSLIHPTREKFLLKKTNNIP, encoded by the coding sequence ATGCAAACCATAATAGGTCCGCTTCATATCTTCCTTGCAGATGATGATGAGGATGACCGCGTTCTATTCAAGGAAGCAATTGAAAGCATTCATCCCAACTTTCAACTGACTACTTTTATGAGCGGCCAGGATTTGATAAACTTTCTGAGCCATTTTGAAAATCCTCCGCCTGATCTTATTTTTCTGGATATTAATATGCCCTGCAAAAATGGCAAGGTATGTTTGAAAGAAATCAGGAGTATTCACAAATTTGAACAGGTCCCAATAATAATGTTTACTACTTCCTCTAATGAGAAGGATATTCAGGAAACCTTCTCGTATGGAGCTAACAAGTATGTGTTAAAGTCCGACTTTTTTGAAGATGAAAAAGCCATTTTTAAAGAATTATTTGCTCAATATGAGAAAGGATCTCTTATTCACCCGACAAGAGAAAAATTTCTTTTAAAGAAAACGAACAATATCCCGTAA
- a CDS encoding response regulator, translating to MSSATNSIHILFADDDSDDYEFFKESIIAAGIKVQLDNVEDGEKLMQYILKVEQPPPPDIIFMDINMPFKNGKQCLQEIRENKRFDHVPIIMFSTSDNPKDIEDTFLKGANLYISKMIFFGAEQEVLQYLFAENWKEKLVNIPKERFVIKKPFK from the coding sequence ATGTCAAGTGCAACGAATTCTATCCATATTCTTTTCGCGGATGATGATAGTGATGACTATGAGTTTTTTAAAGAATCTATTATTGCGGCGGGAATTAAAGTTCAGCTCGACAATGTTGAAGATGGTGAAAAGTTAATGCAATACATTTTAAAAGTCGAGCAACCTCCACCACCTGATATTATATTCATGGATATTAATATGCCATTTAAAAACGGCAAACAATGTTTGCAAGAAATAAGAGAGAATAAGAGATTCGATCATGTACCCATCATTATGTTTTCAACTTCCGACAACCCTAAGGATATAGAAGATACTTTTTTGAAAGGTGCCAACTTATACATTTCAAAAATGATTTTCTTCGGTGCCGAACAGGAAGTGTTGCAATACCTGTTTGCAGAAAACTGGAAAGAAAAGCTGGTGAATATCCCGAAAGAAAGATTCGTGATAAAAAAGCCTTTTAAGTAG
- a CDS encoding DUF3606 domain-containing protein gives MNNEAPEKIIHERSWVNIYEEWDVAYWLKELGCTRNQLERAVTEVGTSAGKVKNYLISLEVHS, from the coding sequence ATGAACAACGAAGCTCCGGAAAAGATTATTCATGAAAGGTCTTGGGTAAACATTTATGAAGAGTGGGATGTTGCTTATTGGCTAAAGGAACTCGGATGCACCCGCAATCAGTTGGAGCGGGCGGTTACTGAAGTGGGAACATCCGCAGGAAAAGTGAAGAATTATCTTATCAGTCTTGAGGTGCATTCTTGA
- a CDS encoding DoxX family protein: MKSLESLEKWSDRHHSPWMDALRVVLGLCLLVKGFMFIADTSSLVRLLNDLFGIADGIVWAHAIAILHLVTGFLIVIGLATRISCLIDIPLLLVAIIFVNSNTGFISAGELLFSIIVLLLLILFFLTGSGRGSAYYYLVNSKRSRLTDESDEEYKGASSASPLDKEANIL; this comes from the coding sequence ATGAAATCATTGGAAAGTTTAGAAAAATGGAGTGACCGACATCATTCTCCGTGGATGGATGCATTGCGGGTAGTATTGGGACTTTGCTTATTGGTAAAAGGATTTATGTTTATAGCAGATACCTCCTCTCTTGTTCGGCTATTAAATGATTTGTTCGGTATTGCAGATGGTATTGTCTGGGCGCATGCAATCGCAATCCTGCACCTGGTAACCGGATTTTTAATCGTTATCGGTCTTGCGACCAGGATCAGTTGCCTGATCGACATTCCATTGTTGCTGGTGGCGATTATTTTTGTCAATTCAAACACGGGATTCATTTCCGCAGGTGAATTATTATTTTCTATCATCGTGTTGCTGTTGCTGATTTTATTTTTTTTAACCGGGTCCGGAAGAGGCTCAGCTTATTATTACCTGGTTAACAGCAAGCGATCAAGATTAACTGATGAATCGGATGAAGAATACAAAGGCGCTTCATCTGCTTCGCCTCTTGACAAAGAAGCAAACATTCTTTAA
- a CDS encoding DUF1328 domain-containing protein: MLKWAAIFLVIAIVAGIFGFTGIEAGAASIAKILFFIFIVLFLGTLLFGSMLFKKR, from the coding sequence ATGCTAAAATGGGCCGCTATTTTTCTTGTTATTGCAATTGTTGCCGGCATCTTCGGATTCACAGGTATTGAAGCAGGTGCTGCTTCCATTGCAAAAATTCTGTTCTTTATCTTTATCGTTTTGTTTCTGGGAACATTGCTTTTCGGGAGCATGCTTTTTAAAAAGAGATAA
- a CDS encoding low affinity iron permease family protein: MKKKVKKTSRFFDHLATTITKITGRPGAFLTAAGLAIVWGITGPFFDYSDTWQLVINTSTTIITFLMVFIIQQSQNKDTMALQLKLNEVIAANGHASNRLIDVEDLTEEELQVLKKYYVKLSRLAENEINLHQTHSMDEAENNHVQKKAKQSPKRRSFNQ; the protein is encoded by the coding sequence ATGAAAAAGAAAGTAAAAAAGACCTCGAGATTCTTTGACCATCTTGCAACCACGATAACTAAAATAACAGGACGACCCGGTGCATTTCTTACAGCCGCCGGGCTGGCTATAGTATGGGGAATAACAGGTCCTTTTTTCGATTATTCCGACACGTGGCAGTTGGTGATCAACACCAGTACTACGATCATCACTTTTTTAATGGTTTTTATCATTCAGCAATCTCAGAATAAAGACACAATGGCCCTGCAACTTAAATTAAACGAAGTGATTGCTGCGAACGGGCATGCAAGCAATCGACTGATTGATGTGGAAGACCTGACAGAAGAAGAATTGCAGGTATTGAAAAAATATTACGTGAAATTATCGCGGTTGGCTGAAAATGAAATTAACCTGCATCAAACGCATTCAATGGATGAAGCGGAGAATAATCATGTACAAAAAAAAGCAAAACAATCCCCAAAACGACGCAGCTTCAATCAATAG
- a CDS encoding FAD-binding oxidoreductase — translation MSISIQFPHLTFEPEFNWTGTFGVTRDGLPYVGACHKMPNAYFCLGFGGNGIVFSQIGAEIIADIFLKKPNKNADIFSFNRH, via the coding sequence TTGTCGATAAGTATACAATTTCCTCACCTGACCTTTGAACCTGAATTTAACTGGACAGGAACGTTTGGTGTTACGAGGGATGGCTTACCTTATGTGGGGGCCTGTCACAAGATGCCGAATGCTTATTTCTGCCTTGGGTTTGGTGGAAACGGTATTGTTTTCTCCCAAATTGGTGCGGAAATTATTGCTGATATCTTCCTGAAGAAACCCAATAAAAACGCGGATATTTTTTCGTTTAACAGGCATTAA
- a CDS encoding DUF4142 domain-containing protein, with protein MSKIIEKSFYLLFCSSVLLYSCSDSTQSEDEGKKTAEEQNDDKFNTKDSEKDAQFVVDVISGNYYEINLASYAGMHSSSADVKSMAKQMVDDHTSMVNQLKSIAASKTISVPMDDSTEVKNAIDDLHDAKPENFDKAWADKMLEKHTASISKLEEGLKDVRDSEIKAWIEGALPTVRKHYDMLNKLNEKTM; from the coding sequence ATGTCAAAGATCATTGAGAAGTCGTTCTATTTATTGTTCTGCAGTTCCGTCCTGCTTTATTCCTGCTCGGATTCAACCCAATCAGAGGATGAAGGAAAGAAAACGGCTGAAGAACAAAATGATGATAAGTTCAACACAAAGGACAGCGAAAAAGACGCACAGTTCGTAGTGGACGTCATATCAGGTAACTACTATGAGATTAATCTTGCATCATATGCAGGAATGCATAGCAGTTCTGCTGACGTAAAATCCATGGCGAAACAAATGGTAGACGACCATACAAGCATGGTGAACCAGTTAAAATCTATTGCAGCATCCAAAACTATCAGTGTTCCGATGGATGATTCAACAGAAGTAAAAAATGCTATTGACGATCTGCATGATGCAAAACCCGAGAACTTTGATAAAGCATGGGCAGATAAGATGCTGGAGAAACATACAGCATCAATCAGTAAACTCGAAGAAGGTTTAAAAGATGTGAGAGATTCTGAAATTAAGGCGTGGATAGAAGGTGCACTGCCGACAGTTCGCAAGCACTACGACATGCTTAATAAATTGAATGAAAAAACGATGTAG
- a CDS encoding DUF748 domain-containing protein, giving the protein MKYSNYKALNIFIYVSAALALIATFISIGSGVYLRKTIDKAIVENDSLPYKIEYGALYVNLLTASVCATDILIDSKSDSGTNNINIRAASITLSGINFFKYLSNKSLSASHVTIEHPYVHLSNFDTTQVKKDSTKEINLYTTLHQNGLTDFKLGTFRIEHGEIKVSSKDTTDLLLTIRDVNYELHDILIDSTLIRSEKRFNAGEMNASINGIQGHFLKGLYAFQVPALRLSGKNNILTVDSILLHPSVKKEKFATQLGHQSDCVQLKLIDLKIHSAAFTDIILLGSVLLDQIEIGSFILHDYRDKNIARAPGVKPLPREMLLDLSFPLTIREIILADGDITYEELAEGATESGSLNISKIKGSATGISNVEMEKSDTMQVEGTGLLMNQATVGTHVSFLLAENKFFTSMNMESYDMKILNPMIKNFAPMEISKGNAKRMQMWCAADNVKGTGQMTFVYSDLEVKSLEDKNSSEVVNGLKNFIANEIILVQENPKNDVLRVGKIDYTRDPERNIINYSWNLTFSGFKSSIGLEEEKLNKPANADLPHAKSRLAKK; this is encoded by the coding sequence ATGAAATACTCAAATTACAAAGCATTAAATATATTTATATATGTTTCAGCCGCTTTAGCTTTAATTGCAACCTTCATTAGCATTGGTTCAGGAGTTTATCTGCGGAAAACGATAGACAAAGCAATCGTAGAAAATGATTCTCTTCCCTATAAAATTGAGTATGGTGCCTTATATGTAAATCTGCTGACAGCTTCCGTTTGCGCTACAGATATATTAATTGATTCAAAAAGTGATTCAGGAACAAACAACATAAACATTCGTGCCGCTTCTATCACACTTTCCGGAATCAATTTTTTCAAATACCTCAGCAATAAATCTTTATCCGCAAGCCACGTAACCATTGAGCATCCGTACGTCCACCTTTCCAATTTTGATACAACACAGGTTAAGAAGGATAGTACCAAGGAGATTAATTTGTACACAACCCTACATCAAAATGGTCTGACAGATTTTAAGCTTGGCACTTTCAGGATTGAACACGGGGAAATAAAAGTATCATCAAAGGATACCACCGATCTGCTGCTAACGATTCGTGATGTGAATTATGAGCTCCATGACATCCTTATCGACTCCACACTTATCAGATCAGAAAAAAGGTTTAATGCAGGTGAAATGAACGCTTCCATTAACGGCATCCAGGGTCATTTTCTCAAAGGACTCTATGCTTTCCAGGTCCCGGCACTTCGCTTATCCGGTAAAAACAACATACTTACTGTCGATTCCATTTTACTTCATCCATCGGTTAAGAAAGAAAAATTTGCCACACAACTTGGACATCAGTCAGATTGCGTACAACTAAAGTTGATTGATTTAAAAATTCATTCCGCCGCCTTTACCGATATCATATTACTTGGATCGGTTTTGCTTGATCAGATTGAAATAGGTTCTTTTATTCTTCATGACTATCGGGATAAAAATATCGCGCGTGCTCCCGGCGTTAAACCTTTGCCACGCGAAATGTTACTTGACTTGTCTTTTCCGCTGACCATAAGAGAAATTATCCTCGCTGACGGAGATATCACTTACGAAGAGCTGGCAGAAGGAGCAACTGAAAGTGGTTCATTAAACATCTCCAAAATAAAAGGATCCGCAACAGGAATTTCGAATGTTGAAATGGAAAAAAGTGACACGATGCAGGTGGAGGGTACAGGATTGTTGATGAATCAGGCGACCGTAGGAACACATGTCTCCTTTCTTCTTGCAGAAAATAAATTTTTCACTTCCATGAATATGGAAAGCTATGACATGAAGATTCTCAATCCCATGATCAAGAATTTTGCTCCCATGGAAATTAGCAAAGGCAATGCGAAACGTATGCAGATGTGGTGCGCTGCTGACAATGTAAAAGGAACCGGACAAATGACATTTGTTTATTCAGATCTCGAAGTGAAATCATTGGAAGATAAAAACAGCAGTGAAGTTGTTAACGGGTTGAAAAATTTTATTGCAAACGAAATCATTTTGGTTCAGGAGAATCCTAAGAATGATGTGCTGCGTGTTGGAAAAATTGACTACACACGTGATCCTGAACGAAACATTATCAATTATTCCTGGAATCTCACCTTCAGCGGGTTTAAATCTTCTATTGGTCTTGAGGAAGAAAAGTTAAACAAACCCGCTAACGCGGATTTGCCACATGCAAAATCCCGCTTAGCTAAGAAATAA
- a CDS encoding YihY/virulence factor BrkB family protein, whose protein sequence is MEAASNLESPVNTENKVKKNRLSQFFHHIPSTWDLLKKTFKAWNERDPFRESAIIAYYAIFSLPALLVIVVAVAGFIFGKEAVTGQLSRQIRDMMGADTAKQIEEMIANASIGNKSIWATIIAVITLLAGATGVFVQLQKTLNMIWEVKPAPKKKAFLQFVRTRLLSFGMILSIGFLLIISLVITAIISALGQWLQQQLPDLTIVILQALNFLISFAIISLLFALIYKYIPDAKIQWNEVVWGAILTAALFSIGKLALGLYFAKANPTSTYGAAGSVILIMLWISYSCMIFFFGAEFTRQSKLMDGKKIIPAEGAMKDPEGKIKLKS, encoded by the coding sequence ATGGAAGCAGCCAGCAATCTCGAATCACCAGTTAACACAGAAAATAAGGTGAAAAAAAACCGTTTATCCCAATTCTTTCATCATATACCTTCCACATGGGATCTTCTTAAAAAAACTTTTAAAGCATGGAATGAAAGAGATCCATTCCGTGAAAGCGCGATCATTGCCTATTATGCGATCTTCTCGCTTCCAGCGTTGCTGGTGATTGTAGTTGCTGTTGCCGGATTTATTTTCGGAAAAGAAGCGGTAACCGGACAATTGTCGAGGCAGATTAGAGATATGATGGGAGCTGACACCGCAAAACAGATAGAGGAAATGATTGCGAACGCGTCCATTGGCAACAAATCAATATGGGCAACCATAATAGCTGTGATCACACTGCTCGCGGGTGCAACAGGTGTATTTGTTCAGTTGCAAAAAACACTCAACATGATCTGGGAAGTGAAACCAGCGCCGAAGAAAAAGGCTTTTCTTCAATTTGTAAGAACGCGTCTGCTCTCCTTCGGAATGATATTGTCGATTGGCTTTCTACTGATTATTTCACTCGTAATAACAGCAATAATTTCTGCTCTTGGCCAATGGTTGCAACAACAATTGCCGGACTTAACCATTGTGATACTGCAGGCATTAAATTTTTTGATTTCATTTGCCATCATCAGTTTATTATTTGCGTTGATTTATAAATACATACCCGACGCTAAGATTCAATGGAATGAAGTTGTTTGGGGCGCCATATTAACCGCTGCACTTTTTTCCATTGGTAAATTAGCGCTTGGTCTATATTTCGCGAAGGCCAATCCAACAAGCACGTATGGCGCGGCAGGTTCAGTGATACTGATCATGTTATGGATTTCCTACTCCTGCATGATTTTTTTCTTTGGTGCAGAATTTACCAGGCAATCCAAACTGATGGATGGAAAAAAAATTATTCCGGCGGAGGGAGCCATGAAAGATCCTGAAGGAAAAATCAAACTTAAAAGCTGA
- a CDS encoding ferritin-like domain-containing protein: protein MEKKEIKKSAPSALKKKAEDQDATMDQHTELKDFFTDELKDIYWAEKHLVKTLPKMQKAATTDELKQAFEDHLEVTRGHVTRLEQVFEMIGEKAQAKKCDAMEGLTKEGESIIEDTDAGTMTRDVGLIMAAQKVEHYEIATYGGLAQLAKTLGLNEEASVLEETLNEEKEADKLLTEIAEEGINVEAAEE from the coding sequence ATGGAAAAGAAAGAGATAAAAAAAAGTGCGCCTTCTGCGCTAAAGAAGAAAGCAGAAGATCAGGATGCCACAATGGATCAGCACACCGAATTGAAAGATTTTTTTACGGATGAATTGAAAGACATTTATTGGGCTGAAAAACACCTCGTTAAAACACTTCCTAAAATGCAAAAGGCAGCAACGACTGATGAATTGAAGCAGGCATTTGAAGACCATCTGGAAGTTACCCGTGGTCATGTCACTCGTTTGGAGCAGGTATTTGAAATGATTGGGGAAAAGGCACAGGCGAAAAAATGTGATGCTATGGAAGGACTAACAAAAGAGGGAGAAAGCATCATTGAAGACACTGATGCCGGAACAATGACGAGGGACGTAGGACTCATCATGGCAGCGCAAAAAGTAGAACACTATGAAATTGCCACGTATGGTGGTTTGGCGCAGTTAGCAAAAACGCTCGGACTTAACGAAGAAGCTTCTGTACTGGAAGAAACACTGAATGAAGAAAAGGAAGCGGATAAATTATTGACTGAAATTGCAGAAGAAGGCATAAATGTGGAAGCTGCGGAAGAATAA
- a CDS encoding mechanosensitive ion channel yields MDVKAERKFNSLRNIGIDKKGRNKVKAGSYFLAALITIVFYFLIHLHILPMEQRYEVPAAKLALGAFVIAFVLGLSQVFTGIVSRKSKHAASAYNLIHLIRFFTFILIALLIVSIVFVKWYAAAVSLGLISLILGFALQTPISSFIGWIYILVRAPYHVGDRIQIDTFKGEVVEAGCFGGPLGDGGGAPPPRKTPGGGKPAPPPPRARGGGG; encoded by the coding sequence ATGGATGTAAAAGCCGAACGCAAATTCAATTCCCTGCGCAACATTGGGATTGATAAAAAGGGCAGGAATAAAGTAAAAGCCGGAAGTTACTTTCTCGCAGCACTGATTACAATTGTATTTTATTTTCTGATTCACTTGCATATACTTCCGATGGAACAGAGATATGAGGTTCCTGCTGCTAAGTTGGCATTGGGTGCCTTTGTTATTGCATTCGTACTGGGACTTTCACAGGTTTTTACAGGCATCGTTTCGAGAAAATCAAAACATGCAGCCAGCGCCTATAATTTAATTCATCTTATCCGGTTTTTTACTTTCATTCTCATCGCTTTATTGATTGTATCCATTGTATTTGTAAAGTGGTATGCTGCCGCTGTATCTCTGGGTCTCATTTCACTAATTCTCGGTTTTGCTTTACAGACTCCTATATCTTCCTTTATTGGATGGATTTACATACTTGTAAGAGCTCCTTATCATGTGGGTGACAGAATTCAGATTGATACTTTTAAAGGAGAGGTGGTGGAGGCGGGGTGTTTTGGGGGACCTTTGGGGGATGGGGGGGGGGCCCCCCCCCCAAGAAAAACCCCGGGGGGGGGAAAACCGGCTCCCCCCCCCCCCCGGGCCCGGGGGGGGGGGGGTTAA
- a CDS encoding FAD-binding oxidoreductase: MNLKSGYPFWLIKSGLPFNYRQLKKSICADIAILGGGISGALVAYELVQKGIDCIVVDKYTISSPDL; encoded by the coding sequence ATGAATCTAAAATCCGGCTATCCATTCTGGTTGATAAAAAGTGGCTTGCCTTTCAATTATCGTCAACTAAAAAAATCCATTTGTGCCGATATCGCAATTCTCGGAGGTGGCATATCCGGAGCACTGGTTGCATATGAGCTGGTGCAAAAAGGAATCGATTGCATTGTTGTCGATAAGTATACAATTTCCTCACCTGACCTTTGA
- a CDS encoding PorT family protein — translation MKRITISVLVILMSFTFFKSNAQVPGKFYLGARFMPTISDFKVSQSNGDLYKTQAVIGYGFGGLLGINLTDHVGLQGELLYSPLAQDYVDNMNVNRRITLNYVNIPLLLVLNTNSSSPVNLNFAVGPQFGILAGSSFDATGSAEGDTITAVFAAKPADIGIAYGAGLDFSIVPNFSIDIGYRGVIGLVDVSDQSKSITTDQYYLLDRSHLMTYAVYAGVKFKF, via the coding sequence ATGAAACGGATAACAATAAGTGTACTGGTAATACTCATGAGTTTTACCTTTTTCAAAAGTAATGCACAGGTTCCGGGTAAATTTTACCTGGGCGCCAGGTTCATGCCTACGATTTCAGATTTTAAGGTTTCGCAATCAAATGGTGATCTTTATAAAACACAGGCGGTTATCGGATATGGATTCGGAGGGCTGCTCGGGATTAATCTGACAGATCACGTAGGATTGCAAGGAGAATTGCTTTATTCGCCGCTCGCCCAGGATTACGTCGACAACATGAATGTGAACAGGAGAATTACGCTTAATTACGTGAATATTCCTTTGCTGCTTGTACTCAATACCAATAGCAGTAGTCCAGTCAATCTTAACTTTGCTGTAGGACCTCAGTTTGGCATACTGGCAGGATCATCATTCGACGCAACAGGGTCAGCGGAAGGCGATACTATAACAGCTGTTTTTGCTGCAAAGCCCGCTGACATTGGAATTGCTTACGGTGCGGGACTTGATTTTAGCATTGTCCCCAATTTTTCAATTGACATAGGTTATCGGGGCGTAATTGGTCTGGTGGATGTCAGCGATCAAAGCAAGTCCATTACCACGGATCAGTATTATTTACTTGACAGGTCTCATTTGATGACCTATGCAGTTTATGCAGGGGTTAAATTCAAATTCTAG